The DNA region TCTGAAACTCATTTAGTTAACTCAAAATTACATATTCCCGCAATGAGATTAAAACGTAATCCAAACCTCTTTCTTCGATTACGGTACTTGTCAGAAACTATTTTGAATCGTTTTATCATTCC from Candidatus Babeliales bacterium includes:
- a CDS encoding IS5/IS1182 family transposase is translated as GMIKRFKIVSDKYRNRRKRFGLRFNLIAGICNFELTK